The genomic interval CATCCCGGCGCCGTAAAATACTACAAGGAAGCCGGTTTCGAGCTTACCGAAAGCCAGATGTAAGCCTGTATCTGATCAAGACAAAATGAAGCCGTGGCCCTTTGGTCACGGCCTTGTTATACCTGCCCTTTAAGGCTCTTGGACCTCCGTAAACCCAAGCGCCATTCAACGATAAGAAACTGATAGAAAAAGAGCCGTCCCATGATGCAAGCCCCTGAAGTCAAGAGCCTGCCGACCCGTCTGATTGTAACCATGTTGGCAATCGTGCTCGTGGTCTTTCATCTTGGATTGATCTTTTCCGGTCTGACGCCGAATCTGGTGTCTCGCCCTATCCATATGGCATTGGCGTTGCCATGGATTCTCATCATCGGTGCTCGCGCCGGAGAGGGCAATCGGCTCTATCGCTATTCTGGCTGGTTGCTCGCTGCTGCCGGTATTGCGGCCTGTCTTTACATCGCGATCAATCAATCCGATCTCATCGACCAATATGGGTTTCTAGAGGGCAATGGTCAGATTGTCATGGCCGCCGCTCTGATCGTGGTGGTGTTGGAAGCAGCAAGACGCGCCATCGGCTGGCCTCTGCCCATCGTAGCCTTCCTTGCGCTGATGTATGGCTTGTTCGGTCAATATATCCCCGGTGAATTCGGTCATTCGCCTATGCCGTTGGGCTCTTTTCTGGGAACCCTCACAATCGCGGAAGGCGGCCTCTGGGGTAGCCTGACAGGTGTTTCCGTTTCGGTGGTTGCCATCTTTGTCATTTTCGGTGCAGTGCTCAATGCTGGCGAAGCCGGGCAGGGCTTCATGAATGTGGCTGCTGCGGCTGCTGGTCGCCTCACAGGTGGCGGAGCCAAGGTGTCCGTTGTTTCTTCCGCGCTGTTTGGTTCCATTTCCGGCTCGGCCAGCGCCAATGTAGCCTCTACCGGCGCAATCACGCTGCCAGCCATGACACGCCTTGGTTATCCCAAGCGTCTGGCCGGAGCGGTTGAGGCTGTCGCCTCTTCGGGCGGCCAGATCATGCCGCCATTGATGGGGGCAGGCGCCTTCGTGATGGTAGAGCTGACCGGAACGCCCTACACCTCGATCATCATGGCGGCGCTGCTGCCCGCTGTTCTCTATTTCTTTGCCGTGTGGATCGGCATCAATGCCTATGCCACCAAATTCGAGCTGTCCGGCATCGCCGAGGAAGATCGTCCGCCCTTGCGCGACGTACTGATCACGTCGGCATTCTTTCTAGTGCCTTTCTTCGTGCTTTTGTGGGGCATGTTCGTGGCAGACTATACGCCGCAATATGCCGCGAGCCTGTCCATTCTGGCAGGCGCTCTCATGTTGCTGATCAACCGCAACCTGAAGGCAGAACCGCGGCAGATCATCCGGCGCTTCGAGATTGCCTTCAATACGGCCGCGCGACAGGTTTCCATGATCGCGTCGATCATCCTGTGTGCTTCCATCATCATCGGGGTTCTGTCCGTCACGGGGTTGGGGGTCAAGATCACCTCCCTTATCCTATCCGGTTCATCAGGTCTGCTTTGGCCGTCCCTGCTGCTGACGGCGCTTGCCTGTCTCGTACTGGGCATGGAAGTGCCCACGACGGCGGCCTACGTCATCTGCGTATCTGTCGCGGGGCCAGCGCTGGTTGAATCCGGACTAGAGCCTCTGCAGGCCCATCTCTTTGTCTTTTGGTTTGCTCTGCTTTCCACCATAACCCCGCCAGTGTGTGGTGCTGTTTTCATTGCGGCAGGCATGATCGGGGAAGACTGGCTCAAGGTGGCGCTTGCGGCAATGTCCCTTGGCATTGGCCTCTATATCATCCCCCTTGGCATGATCGCCAACCCTGAGCTGATCGAACTGGGACAGCATCCAATTGAAGCCCTGCTCGTGGCCTGTCAGGTCGGAGCCGGTCTTGCGGCCATTTCCTATGGACTGATCGCCAATTACCGGTTGCCCCTACGGGTTGGGTTGATCCTTGGCGGGCTATTGATCGTCTTCGTGCGAGCGATGTTCTGAGAGAAAAATGATGCTTTTTTGACACCTGTCTGTCTAAAAATCAGAACATTTTGAAGGATTTGTGAATATTTTTCCCGAAGAACATGCCGAATACTCTTCTTTTTGAGCCAAATTAGACTTTTTATTGATTCTTTGATCGACTTTTGAGCAGTGATTGCGCAAAAAGTGTGCGCTGTTAGTCAAGTCTTAACAATTGGGACAGGTCTGTCCAATTGTGGTCGATGGCTGTTCGATGTGCCGCGCAGGGATTTCTCTAAATCAGAGTCCTGTCCGGTTGAGCAGCTTGGTGGAGCGGCCAGTCCCTGAGGGCTTTCAGGAGAGCCTGACGGGACGGACACGGGCACGCAGCTTGGAGCTGGTGGTCACTATCCCATGTGGGAACAACCATCCGATAAAAATGCTTTGGGAAGAAATCAACAATGAGTGCCAAACGCGAACACTGGGGCTCCCGCCTCGGTTTCATCATGGCGACAGCGGGATCAGCTGTTGGCCTTGGAAATATCTGGAAGTTCCCTTATATGGCTGGCGACAACGGGGGAGCGGCCTTCATCATCATCTATCTGGCTCTGGTCTTTAGCATTGGCCTTTCTGTCCTTCTGGCCGAAATCATGATCGGCCGGGCGAGCCAGTCTGATGCCGTGAACGCCTTTAAAAAGCTGGGGCCGGGCTTCTTTTCTATCGTCGGTTATATGGGCATCGCCGCCGCTTTCATGATCCTGTCCTTCTATTGCGTCGTCGCAGGCTGGACCATTGATTATGTCATCAAGTTTGCCAGCGGCGCCTTCTCTGGCATGGATGCGGACGCATTGGGGCGGGCTTTTGGCGGTTTTATCTCTGACCCGGTCCAGCCGATCATCTATCAGGCCATCTTTGTTGCCCTGACGGTCATGGTCGTGCTTGGCGGCGTTGCCAATGGCATTGAACGGGCAGGCAAGATCTTGATGCCGATCCTGTTCCTCATCCTGATTGCCTTGGTTATCCGTTCGGTCACGCTGCCGGGCGCAGAAAAAGGACTTGCCTTCTTCCTTGCTCCTGATTTTTCCAAGATCACCGGCGACACTATCATGGCGGCGCTCGGGCAGGCCTTTTTCTCCCTGTCTCTGGGCATGGGCGCCATCCTGACCTACGGCTCCTATCTGGATGGGGAAGCCAATTTGGGCAAATCCGCCTGGCAGGTGACGTTCCTTGACACATCTGTTGCCATTCTGGCCGGTCTTGCCATTTTGCCTGCCGTCTTTGCTTTCGGCATGGACCCGGGCGCAGGGCCAGGCCTGACCTTTGTCACGCTGCCTGCTGTCTTCATGTCGATGCCGGGTGGCATCTTCTTTGGCACGCTCTTCTTCCTGCTGCTGACGATTGCGGCCCTGACCAGCTCCATTTCGCTGTTGGAGCCGCTTGTCGCCTACTTCTCGTCAAAGGGCTACACCCGCAAGCAGATCACGGTTACCTCTGGCTTCCTGTCCTTCCTTCTGGGCATTCCCTGCTCGCTGGCGATGGGCATTTGGGGAGATTTTACCATCTTCGGAAAGAATTTCTTCGATCTGATGGATTTCCTGACCTCGAACATCATTCTACCAATCGGCGGCTTCCTGATTGCCATCTTTGTTGGCTGGGTCGTTACCCCGCGTGCTCTCAAGGAAGTGTGTGGTGATGATGCGCCTGGCCTGTTGGCCAAGACCTGGATCTTCATTCTGCGCTTCATCGCGCCTGTTGCGATCCTGCTGATTCTGCTGTCTGGTCTCGGGCTTCTGGGGGGCTGAGACTGATCAAAAACTGCGTAATGAATGATGAAAGGCGGACTGAAAAGTCCGCCTTTTTACGTTTTGGCCTGTCATTAGATGCCAATAATCGCCAGTGGTTTCTCTACCGATTGCTGCGCTGTTGGTCTAAATCGACAAAAAGTCTTCGTATAATTGTCACATGACCGATATATGAGTTTGATCGCGCCTCTATAGGGAGGCGGTCTGGACCGGAGTTTCATGCATGTCCTCTCGTAGACATGTCGCGCGTGACATAACCTATGCCTATTCTGCGGAAACAAGACGGGGCCGCGCCATTATCAAGCTGCTGGAAAACACAACCGGACGCTTGCAGCTGATCAAACGTGCCGATGGCTATGAACGTGAAGTCGCTGCTGGTCGGGATTTCTGGGAAGTGATGGTCGAGTGCTACGGGCTTTCGCTGGATGTGATCGGCGGGCACCTGAGCAACATTCCGCGCAGCGGTCCACTCATCCTCATCGCCAACCATCCCTATGGCATTCTGGATGGTCTGATGATGGGGCATATCCTGTCTGAATTACGCGGAGATTTCCGCATTCTGGCCCATAAGGTCTTCCGCAAGGCCGATGACATCAACCGCATCATTTTGCCCATTTCCTTTGAAGACACCAAGGATGCCGTGCGGCAGAATATCGAAACCCGCAAAACCGCATTGCACTATCTCGGGGATGGCGGTGCAATCGGCATTTTTCCCGGCGGGACGGTGAGCACTGCCGCCAAGCCGTTCTCCCGTCCCATGGACCCCAACTGGCGTGGCTTTACCGCTCGCATGATCGGCAAATCGGACGCCACCGTGGTGCCGATCTTCTTTGATGGGCACACCTCGCGCCTGTTCCAGATCGCCAGCCATATGCACTACACCTTGCGCATGGGGCTGTTGATCAAGGAATTCAGGAAAAGGGTCGACACACCGGTCAAGGTTGTGGTTGGCGAACCGATCGGGCGCGACGTGCTTGATCCCCTGTCCAAGGACAGCAAGGCACTGATGCGCTATTTGCGCGAAGCCACCTATTCTCTTTCCCCCAACCCGCTGGAAGCCTGCGAGGTGGGGTTCGAATTCGAAGAAAAATACAGGCTCCGCGCCTGAATACACACTTTTGCGGCTCTCTGCGGTAAGCCAAGAGGGCTCATGCTGGTCTCAGGTGCAGCTCATCGCGCCGTATAGACAAGCGGGAATTGTCGGGCACTGGTCTCAACGCCATCGCACGTTTGCTTCTCGCGATATTCCAACAGGAAGAATTCCAGAGCCTCCCCTTCCACCGAGCGCAGCTGATAGGCTTCGAAGCTGCCGCAGCTGCCATCCCCATCATAATATTCCGAGGTGACCGTGCCGTTTGCGGCATTCATCTGCGGATTGCGGATCTCGTGGTTGTCTTTTCGAGAGCCTATGCCGGGAAGAGCAGGGAAGGGCAGTACGGTGGCATAATCCGCATTGTCATTCATGCTGACCACATAGGTAGAGCTTCCCGCATGAGCATAGAGGTTGCAGGGCACTTCCCACAGCGTGACAGCATCGCTGATGGCATAATGGGCGCCAAAGCCGGCTGTCTGCTCCATGTCACATTCCGGTGCGTCTCGACGGATGGCATTGCGTACGCCGCGGGGCACAGCATCGAGC from uncultured Cohaesibacter sp. carries:
- a CDS encoding TRAP transporter fused permease subunit; protein product: MMQAPEVKSLPTRLIVTMLAIVLVVFHLGLIFSGLTPNLVSRPIHMALALPWILIIGARAGEGNRLYRYSGWLLAAAGIAACLYIAINQSDLIDQYGFLEGNGQIVMAAALIVVVLEAARRAIGWPLPIVAFLALMYGLFGQYIPGEFGHSPMPLGSFLGTLTIAEGGLWGSLTGVSVSVVAIFVIFGAVLNAGEAGQGFMNVAAAAAGRLTGGGAKVSVVSSALFGSISGSASANVASTGAITLPAMTRLGYPKRLAGAVEAVASSGGQIMPPLMGAGAFVMVELTGTPYTSIIMAALLPAVLYFFAVWIGINAYATKFELSGIAEEDRPPLRDVLITSAFFLVPFFVLLWGMFVADYTPQYAASLSILAGALMLLINRNLKAEPRQIIRRFEIAFNTAARQVSMIASIILCASIIIGVLSVTGLGVKITSLILSGSSGLLWPSLLLTALACLVLGMEVPTTAAYVICVSVAGPALVESGLEPLQAHLFVFWFALLSTITPPVCGAVFIAAGMIGEDWLKVALAAMSLGIGLYIIPLGMIANPELIELGQHPIEALLVACQVGAGLAAISYGLIANYRLPLRVGLILGGLLIVFVRAMF
- a CDS encoding sodium-dependent transporter — translated: MSAKREHWGSRLGFIMATAGSAVGLGNIWKFPYMAGDNGGAAFIIIYLALVFSIGLSVLLAEIMIGRASQSDAVNAFKKLGPGFFSIVGYMGIAAAFMILSFYCVVAGWTIDYVIKFASGAFSGMDADALGRAFGGFISDPVQPIIYQAIFVALTVMVVLGGVANGIERAGKILMPILFLILIALVIRSVTLPGAEKGLAFFLAPDFSKITGDTIMAALGQAFFSLSLGMGAILTYGSYLDGEANLGKSAWQVTFLDTSVAILAGLAILPAVFAFGMDPGAGPGLTFVTLPAVFMSMPGGIFFGTLFFLLLTIAALTSSISLLEPLVAYFSSKGYTRKQITVTSGFLSFLLGIPCSLAMGIWGDFTIFGKNFFDLMDFLTSNIILPIGGFLIAIFVGWVVTPRALKEVCGDDAPGLLAKTWIFILRFIAPVAILLILLSGLGLLGG
- a CDS encoding lysophospholipid acyltransferase family protein; translated protein: MSSRRHVARDITYAYSAETRRGRAIIKLLENTTGRLQLIKRADGYEREVAAGRDFWEVMVECYGLSLDVIGGHLSNIPRSGPLILIANHPYGILDGLMMGHILSELRGDFRILAHKVFRKADDINRIILPISFEDTKDAVRQNIETRKTALHYLGDGGAIGIFPGGTVSTAAKPFSRPMDPNWRGFTARMIGKSDATVVPIFFDGHTSRLFQIASHMHYTLRMGLLIKEFRKRVDTPVKVVVGEPIGRDVLDPLSKDSKALMRYLREATYSLSPNPLEACEVGFEFEEKYRLRA